From Gammaproteobacteria bacterium:
GCTACCAACCCGGCGGCCTGTCCATCCAGCGCCAAAAACAGGGGCGTTTGAGCACTTGCGGCTAACGTAGCTGCGTGGGTGACCAGATCATCACCCAGTACTATGTTGCGTTCCTCCATGAGCCTACGATTACCGAAGGCAGCTACCACAACCCGTCCATCGCCCAATACCACTCGGCCTTCTACTCCACGTCCGGGTAGGGCCTGAAAATCTTCAACGAGCATCAATTCTCGTGGGGAACGCCCTTCCTCCGTTGATGTATCAAGAATTGCCTGTGCCAGGGGGTGTTCTGAGCCAACCTCCAGGCTTGCCGCAATACGTAGCACCGAATCTTCGTTCCAATTGCTATTACCGCGCACGCTAGTGACCGTGGGACAACCAGTAGTAATGGTACCAGTTTTATCTAAAACCACGGTCGTGATGCGACCCGCTTGCTGTAATGCCTCGCCATTGCGGATAAGGATGCCATGTTCCGCCGCCCTACCTACCCCCACCATAATAGAAATAGGCGTAGCGAGTCCCAAGGCGCAAGGACAAGCAATAATGAGTACGGTCATGGCCGTTACCAGCGCATAGCTTATCCGTGGCTCTGGACCGAAATTAAACCAGGTAAGGAAGGTAAGGATTGCCACGATTAGCACAGTCGGCACAAATACTGAAGCGACTCGGTCCGCTAGACGACCAATCGCAGGTTTGGATTGTTGAGCGGTACGCACCAATTCGATGATGTGCGCGAGTACCGTATCGCGACCAATGCGTTGGACCTGCATCAAAAAGGTACCAGATTGATTAATCGTACCTCCGACTACGGTACTGCCTTGCGTCTTTTTGACTGCAAAGGGCTCGCCGGAGAGCACCGATTCATCCACCATGGAATGGCCTTCCAGGACTATTCCATCCACCGGAATACGCTCACCGGGACGCACTCGCAAAGTCTCATTGAGCCCAACATCAACGATAGGAATGTCTTGTTCTCGACCATCACGGACCACGCGTGCGGTACGAGGCTGTAGTCCAATCAGGTGGCGAATGGCCGACGAGGTACGACGCCGAGCCCGACCTTCGAGCCAATTCCCAAGGTTGATGAGCGTAATAATCACCGCCGCCGCCTCAAAATAGGCATGTTGGGCAAGCGTGGGAACCTGCTCAGGGAATAGGACCACGGCCATCGAATAGACCCAGCCGGTCCCGGTACCCAAAGAGATCAACGTGTCCATATTAGCGTTATGGTGTTGGAACGCACGCCACGCCCCGGTAAAGAAATGACTCCCGGAGTACACTAATACAAACAGGGTTGCGAGTCCGGCGAGTGGCCAGAAAATAAGCCCTGCTAGACTGGATAGATCCGGAGTCAGGTTGCTCATGCCCATGACCAATAATGGCAGTGCCACGACTGCACCCACCAATGTTTTGTGTAGCAGTCGGGCAGCGTAAATAGCCTCCTGGATTTCCTTTTCAGTCTCATCATCGAGACTGCGTAATTCGGCGGCGTCATAACCCGCCGCGCGCACCGCCGCCACTAAAGTTACCGCAGTCACGGTCCCGGTGATGGTCGCGGTATGTTCGGCAAAATTGACGGCAGCGATCTGCACCCCTGGAACGATGCGCAAGGCATCCTCGACTGCGGCCACACAACCAGCGCAGCTCATACCTGAAACGGATAGACGGATAGGGTCGGTCATTGGAGGAGTAGAATGTTCTAGCAGCTATTGAGTAACAAATTTCTAGCGGAAAAAATCAGTGACTAGATTTCTGATCAGACAGACAATGGATACATTTTATTGTTGCTGGCGTTCTTACTGGTGAGGCGGATTGCAACCTTGAAGTGCAACAGACGAATTAGCCAATTGTAATTCATTATTGAATACCTCAAAAGAAG
This genomic window contains:
- the copA gene encoding Cu(+) exporting P-type ATPase, producing the protein MTDPIRLSVSGMSCAGCVAAVEDALRIVPGVQIAAVNFAEHTATITGTVTAVTLVAAVRAAGYDAAELRSLDDETEKEIQEAIYAARLLHKTLVGAVVALPLLVMGMSNLTPDLSSLAGLIFWPLAGLATLFVLVYSGSHFFTGAWRAFQHHNANMDTLISLGTGTGWVYSMAVVLFPEQVPTLAQHAYFEAAAVIITLINLGNWLEGRARRRTSSAIRHLIGLQPRTARVVRDGREQDIPIVDVGLNETLRVRPGERIPVDGIVLEGHSMVDESVLSGEPFAVKKTQGSTVVGGTINQSGTFLMQVQRIGRDTVLAHIIELVRTAQQSKPAIGRLADRVASVFVPTVLIVAILTFLTWFNFGPEPRISYALVTAMTVLIIACPCALGLATPISIMVGVGRAAEHGILIRNGEALQQAGRITTVVLDKTGTITTGCPTVTSVRGNSNWNEDSVLRIAASLEVGSEHPLAQAILDTSTEEGRSPRELMLVEDFQALPGRGVEGRVVLGDGRVVVAAFGNRRLMEERNIVLGDDLVTHAATLAASAQTPLFLALDGQAAGLVAVSDPVKRDARAAVERLRVLGLKVIMLTGDQQATASAVAAMVGVDTVFAEVLPADKAAQVAHLQAQGEIVAMVGDGINDAPALARADLGFAVGSGTDIAIESADVTLLSGSLHAVVDAIYISRATVHNIRQNLFGAFFYNILGIPVAAGILYPFTGILLNPMIAGAAMAASSITVVTNANRLRSFRPPRQKKLVIRT